From a single Pelodiscus sinensis isolate JC-2024 chromosome 4, ASM4963464v1, whole genome shotgun sequence genomic region:
- the PTH gene encoding parathyroid hormone yields the protein MFPIKDMAKTAIVIYAICIFATSDGRPAMKRSVSEMQLMHNLGEHLHTVERQDWLQLKLQDVHSAPEALVDARTQRPRKKDDIVLGEIRNRRLLPGHLQAAVQKKPIVLEKAYRDIFFKTKSK from the exons ATGTTTCCTATCAAAGACATGGCTAAGACTGCCATTGTTATATATGCAATTTGTATCTTTGCAACATCTGATGGAAGACCAGCAAT GAAGAGGTCAGTGAGTGAGATGCAACTGATGCACAATCTTGGGGAGCACCTGCATACTGTGGAGAGGCAGGATTGGCTTCAGCTGAAACTGCAGGATGTGCACAGTGCCCCCGAGGCATTGGTGGATGCAAGGACCCAGAGGCCCCGAAAGAAGGATGATATTGTTCTGGGGGAGATCAGAAATCGGAGGCTGCTCCCTGGGCAtttgcaggcagcagtgcagaagaaacCTATTGTTCTGGAGAAAGCTTACAGGGACATATTCTTCAAAACAAAGTCCAAGTGA